From Vitis vinifera cultivar Pinot Noir 40024 chromosome 5, ASM3070453v1, the proteins below share one genomic window:
- the LOC104879348 gene encoding putative F-box protein At5g55150: protein MADWSKMPDDPLKLIAEKLHSVEDYVRFGGVCKSWYSIFEDKECCCPSSKSPWLMLAEKENSEMRGFYSPLSGKVYEIRLPEVVGKWCWGSPYGWLVTIGTDLDMCLLNPLTRVQILLPSLRACPNLNTLIDSSTQGSRSKDIFIYKAVLSSAPSSPDCAVMIIYSDYGRLAFTKPGHQTWTLLESESGPVDDIIYFNGSFLAVNLSWEVWICDISGSQLKTIRFAAAPALQDVDEIEYEAKYLVESGGEIYMVTRNLYDTARRDIPYMRTWTFSVLKLDMCKKRWEEVENLDHCSFFLGNNHSFSTWASDYPEFRKNSIYFTDDYCGFLNIPRNFDMGIYNFQNTQIEHYPVGHDALSMFSAPLWIRPSFC from the coding sequence ATGGCAGATTGGTCCAAAATGCCAGATGATCCATTGAAGCTCATTGCAGAAAAGCTGCACTCGGTTGAGGATTATGTAAGGTTTGGGGGAGTGTGCAAGTCATGGTATTCCATATTTGAAGACAAGGAATGTTGTTGTCCAAGTTCAAAGAGTCCATGGCTGATGCTGGCAGAGAAGGAAAATAGTGAGATGCGTGGTTTCTACAGTCCTTTGAGCGGCAAGGTTTATGAAATTCGGCTACCAGAGGTGGTGGGAAAGTGGTGCTGGGGCTCTCCTTATGGCTGGTTGGTTACTATTGGTACTGATTTGGACATGTGTTTGCTAAACCCCCTGACAAGAGTCCAGATTCTACTTCCATCACTGCGTGCATGCCCAAATCTGAATACACTTATCGACTCCTCCACCCAGGGATCCCGATCCAAAGACATTTTCATATACAAAGCTGTATTGTCCTCAGCTCCATCTTCCCCAGATTGTGCAGTTATGATCATCTACTCAGATTATGGGAGATTGGCATTTACAAAGCCAGGCCACCAAACTTGGACTCTATTGGAATCTGAATCTGGGCCAGTTGATGACATAATCTACTTCAATGGTAGCTTCCTGGCTGTTAATTTGTCATGGGAAGTATGGATTTGTGATATTAGTGGCTCACAATTGAAGACAATACGTTTTGCAGCAGCACCAGCACTGCAGGACGTAGATGAGATAGAGTACGAAGCCAAATATCTTGTGGAGTCAGGAGGGGAAATTTATATGGTCACAAGAAATCTTTATGACACTGCACGTAGGGATATCCCATATATGAGAACATGGACATTTTCCGTGCTCAAATTGGATATGTGCAAGAAAAGGTGGGaggaagtggagaatttggaccATTGCTCTTTCTTCTTGGGTAATAATCATTCCTTTTCAACTTGGGCTTCTGATTACCCAGAATTTAGGAAGAATTCCATATACTTCACTGATGACTATTGTGGGTTTCTCAACATCCCACGTAATTTTGATATGGGTATCTACAATTTTCAGAATACACAGATAGAGCATTATCCTGTTGGACACGATGCACTTTCTATGTTTTCTGCACCACTTTGGATCAGGCCAAGCTTCTGCTGA
- the LOC100263242 gene encoding uncharacterized protein LOC100263242 isoform X1, translating into MAGIDVSKYTHSPVHKAIALRDYASLRKILASLPRLCNPNEVQTEMASLAEEEKAEAISAVIDRRDVPNRDTPLHLAVKLGDNTATEMLMLAGADWSLQNEQGWSALQEAICNREEGIAMTIVRHYQPLAWAKWCRRLPRLVATMGRMRDFYMEITFHFESSVIPFISRIAPSDTYKIWKRGANLRADMTLAGFDGFRIQRSDQSILFLGDGSEDGKVPPGSLCMIVHKEKEVMNALDGAGSPATDAEVQQEVAAMSQTNIFRPGIDVTQAVLLPQLTWRRQEKTEMVGAWRAKVYDMHNVVVSIKSRRVPGAMTDDEFFSSCNENEVENEELDDILTEDERRQLEVALKLDSSDMTNENGEGIIGHRHSCYEHREIPIEEVNGCRNGEMKQEKKGWFGGWRKRDSKQEGQKKIAPPRSSLCVDEKVSDLLGDSPINQSKPGRHSVEIVVRGDEPRRGRDSKTSSSMISESGGRRKDGGRENEYKKGLRPTLWLSPSFPLQTEELLPLLDILANKVKAIRRLRELLTTKLPMGTFPVKVAIPVVPTIRVLVTFTKFEELQPVDEFTTPPSSPSAAGPESPAMMQSSSSSWFQWIKAPYQRPTSSSNGGSSSRIDNIQEPFAIPSDYTWVTAEAKKKKMQEKNKSKKGKSQNP; encoded by the exons ATGGCGGGCATCGACGTTTCAAAATATACCCATAGCCCTGTTCACAAGGCCATTGCTTTGAGAGATTATGCCAGTCTCAGGAAGATATTAGCGAGTTTGCCTAGGCTTTGTAATCCGAATGAGGTTCAAACTGAAATGGCTTCCTTGGCTGAGGAAGAGAAGGCTGAAGCCATCTCTGCTGTGATTGATCGGCGTGATGTTCCAAACCGAGACACCCCTCTTCATTTGGCTGTTAAACTTGGCGACAATACTGCAACTGAAATGCTTATGCTTGCTGGAGCAGATTGGAGCTTGCAAAATGAACAAGGCTGGAGTGCTCTCCAGGAAGCAATCTGTAATAGGGAAGAAGGAATTGCCATGACCATAGTTAGGCATTACCAACCATTGGCTTGGGCAAAGTGGTGTAGGAGGTTGCCTCGCTTGGTAGCAACTATGGGAAGGATGAGAGATTTCTACATGGAAATTACATTCCACTTTGAGAGTTCTGTGATTCCTTTCATTTCAAGGATTGCCCCTTCAGATACTTACAAAATTTGGAAGAGGGGTGCAAATTTGAGGGCAGATATGACTTTGGCTGGTTTTGATGGTTTTAGAATTCAGAGATCAGATCAAAGTATACTTTTCCTGGGCGATGGTTCTGAGGATGGAAAGGTCCCTCCTGGATCACTCTGTATGATCGTACACAAGGAGAAGGAGGTGATGAATGCTTTGGATGGTGCTGGTTCTCCGGCAACAGACGCAGAGGTTCAGCAGGAAGTGGCAGCAATGTCTCAGACTAATATATTCAGGCCTGGGATTGATGTGACGCAAGCAGTTCTTTTGCCTCAATTGACATGGAGACGGCAAGAGAAAACAGAAATGGTGGGTGCATGGAGAGCAAAGGTATATGATATGCACAATGTTGTTGTGAGCATCAAGTCCAGGAGAGTTCCAGGGGCTATGACAGATGATGAATTCTTCTCTTCGTGCAATGAAAATGAAGTGGAGAATGAGGAGCTTGATGATATTTTAACAGAAGATGAAAGAAGGCAACTTGAAGTTGCTCTTAAATTGGATTCATCAGATATGACAAATGAGAATGGTGAAGGGATAATTGGGCATCGCCATAGTTGTTATGAGCACAGGGAGATTCCTATTGAAGAGGTGAATGGTTGTAGAAATGGGGAGATGAAGCAGGAAAAGAAAGGATGGTTTGGTGGCTGGAGGAAACGAGATTCTAAACAGGAAGGGCAGAAGAAGATTGCCCCACCAAGAAGTTCTCTCTGTGTGGATGAGAAGGTAAGTGATCTATTAGGAGATTCTCCAATAAACCAGAGCAAACCAGGAAGACATTCTGTGGAAATTGTTGTGAGGGGAGATGAACCCCGGAGAGGAAGGGATAGCAAAACATCTTCTTCTATGATTTCTGAAAGTGGAGGTAGGCGCAAGGACGGAGGCCGTGAGAATGAGTATAAGAAAGGATTGAGGCCTACACTCTGGCTTTCCCCAAGCTTCCCACTACAAACTGAGGAACTTCTGCCATTGCTTGACATTCTCGCTAACAAGGTTAAGGCAATTCGCCGTCTAAGAGAACTGCttacaacaaaacttccaatggGAACTTTCCCTGTCAAG GTTGCAATTCCTGTGGTTCCTACCATCAGAGTGTTGGTTACATTTACAAAGTTTGAAGAACTACAGCCGGTGGATGAGTTTACAACACCCCCTTCAAGCCCTTCTGCTGCAGGCCCAGAAAGCCCTGCCATGATGCAGTCCTCAAGTTCATCATGGTTTCAGTGGATAAAGGCCCCTTACCAACGCCCTACCTCTTCTTCCAATGGTGGTTCAAGCAGTAGGATAGACAACATTCAAGAACCGTTTGCTATTCCTTCTGATTACACTTGGGTTACTGCtgaagcaaagaaaaagaagatgcaGGAGAAGAACAAGTCGAAGAAAGGAAAGAGTCAAAACCCATGA
- the LOC100263242 gene encoding uncharacterized protein LOC100263242 isoform X2 — translation MAGIDVSKYTHSPVHKAIALRDYASLRKILASLPRLCNPNEVQTEMASLAEEEKAEAISAVIDRRDVPNRDTPLHLAVKLGDNTATEMLMLAGADWSLQNEQGWSALQEAICNREEGIAMTIVRHYQPLAWAKWCRRLPRLVATMGRMRDFYMEITFHFESSVIPFISRIAPSDTYKIWKRGANLRADMTLAGFDGFRIQRSDQSILFLGDGSEDGKVPPGSLCMIVHKEKEVMNALDGAGSPATDAEVQQEVAAMSQTNIFRPGIDVTQAVLLPQLTWRRQEKTEMVGAWRAKVYDMHNVVVSIKSRRVPGAMTDDEFFSSCNENEVENEELDDILTEDERRQLEVALKLDSSDMTNENGEGIIGHRHSCYEHREIPIEEVNGCRNGEMKQEKKGWFGGWRKRDSKQEGQKKIAPPRSSLCVDEKVSDLLGDSPINQSKPGRHSVEIVVRGDEPRRGRDSKTSSSMISESGGRRKDGGRENEYKKGLRPTLWLSPSFPLQTEELLPLLDILANKVKAIRRLRELLTTKLPMGTFPVKLYPGCNSCGSYHQSVGYIYKV, via the exons ATGGCGGGCATCGACGTTTCAAAATATACCCATAGCCCTGTTCACAAGGCCATTGCTTTGAGAGATTATGCCAGTCTCAGGAAGATATTAGCGAGTTTGCCTAGGCTTTGTAATCCGAATGAGGTTCAAACTGAAATGGCTTCCTTGGCTGAGGAAGAGAAGGCTGAAGCCATCTCTGCTGTGATTGATCGGCGTGATGTTCCAAACCGAGACACCCCTCTTCATTTGGCTGTTAAACTTGGCGACAATACTGCAACTGAAATGCTTATGCTTGCTGGAGCAGATTGGAGCTTGCAAAATGAACAAGGCTGGAGTGCTCTCCAGGAAGCAATCTGTAATAGGGAAGAAGGAATTGCCATGACCATAGTTAGGCATTACCAACCATTGGCTTGGGCAAAGTGGTGTAGGAGGTTGCCTCGCTTGGTAGCAACTATGGGAAGGATGAGAGATTTCTACATGGAAATTACATTCCACTTTGAGAGTTCTGTGATTCCTTTCATTTCAAGGATTGCCCCTTCAGATACTTACAAAATTTGGAAGAGGGGTGCAAATTTGAGGGCAGATATGACTTTGGCTGGTTTTGATGGTTTTAGAATTCAGAGATCAGATCAAAGTATACTTTTCCTGGGCGATGGTTCTGAGGATGGAAAGGTCCCTCCTGGATCACTCTGTATGATCGTACACAAGGAGAAGGAGGTGATGAATGCTTTGGATGGTGCTGGTTCTCCGGCAACAGACGCAGAGGTTCAGCAGGAAGTGGCAGCAATGTCTCAGACTAATATATTCAGGCCTGGGATTGATGTGACGCAAGCAGTTCTTTTGCCTCAATTGACATGGAGACGGCAAGAGAAAACAGAAATGGTGGGTGCATGGAGAGCAAAGGTATATGATATGCACAATGTTGTTGTGAGCATCAAGTCCAGGAGAGTTCCAGGGGCTATGACAGATGATGAATTCTTCTCTTCGTGCAATGAAAATGAAGTGGAGAATGAGGAGCTTGATGATATTTTAACAGAAGATGAAAGAAGGCAACTTGAAGTTGCTCTTAAATTGGATTCATCAGATATGACAAATGAGAATGGTGAAGGGATAATTGGGCATCGCCATAGTTGTTATGAGCACAGGGAGATTCCTATTGAAGAGGTGAATGGTTGTAGAAATGGGGAGATGAAGCAGGAAAAGAAAGGATGGTTTGGTGGCTGGAGGAAACGAGATTCTAAACAGGAAGGGCAGAAGAAGATTGCCCCACCAAGAAGTTCTCTCTGTGTGGATGAGAAGGTAAGTGATCTATTAGGAGATTCTCCAATAAACCAGAGCAAACCAGGAAGACATTCTGTGGAAATTGTTGTGAGGGGAGATGAACCCCGGAGAGGAAGGGATAGCAAAACATCTTCTTCTATGATTTCTGAAAGTGGAGGTAGGCGCAAGGACGGAGGCCGTGAGAATGAGTATAAGAAAGGATTGAGGCCTACACTCTGGCTTTCCCCAAGCTTCCCACTACAAACTGAGGAACTTCTGCCATTGCTTGACATTCTCGCTAACAAGGTTAAGGCAATTCGCCGTCTAAGAGAACTGCttacaacaaaacttccaatggGAACTTTCCCTGTCAAG TTATATCCAGGTTGCAATTCCTGTGGTTCCTACCATCAGAGTGTTGGTTACATTTACAAAGTTTGA